The genomic segment CCAACCGATGATTGACGCACTGACCGTGGCGGAAAACGCAGAGCGAATGAAAGAAGCGGAACTCTGACACACATTATTATATATATAAACAACAGACAAGCCATGAACAGACAACAACTTATCCACCAGATACGCACGAAGAAAACCTTCCTGTGCGTGGGACTCGACACCGATGCCAAGCGCATACCCATCCATCTGCTCGACATGCACGACCCGCTGCTCGAGTTCAACAAAGCCGTCATCGACGCAACGGCACCCTACTGCGTGGCATACAAGCCCAACCTCGCATTCTACGAGGCGTTCGGTATTCACGGAATAACTGCTTACAAAAAGACCGTACGCTATATCAAGGAACAATATCCCGACCACTTCATCATCGCCGACGCCAAACGCGGAGACATCGGAAACACTGCCGACATGTACGCACGCGCATTCTTCGACGAATACGACGTCGATGCCGTCACCGTGGCACCCTACATGGGAGAAGACAGCATAGCCCCTTTCCTCGCACATGAAGGGAAATGGACCATCCTGCTCGCACTCACCAGCAACCAAGGAGCCAACGACTTCCAGTTCATGAAAGACGAAAACGGCGAGCGACTCTTCGAGAAAGTCATCCGCACCTCACAGAAATGGGGCACTGAAGACAACCTCATGTACGTCGTTGGAGCCACGCAAGCCTCTATGTTGCAGGATATCCGGCGCATCGCACCCGACCACTTCCTGCTCGTTCCAGGCGTAGGCGCACAAGGAGGAAGCCTCGAAGAAGTATGCCAATACGGCATGAACAAAGACTGCGGACTGCTCGTCAACGCATCGCGCAGCATCATCTATGCCGACCACACCGAGCTCTACGCCGAAATGGCAGGCAACAAGGCACGCGAAATGCAACAGCAAATGGCAGCCGAACTCGAAAAACACGGCATATAAGCCACAAACATCAAGACAGAACATAAGGCATTCCTCTGCTCAGGAATGCCTTTTTTCATTCCATTCCCTACCCTTCCGAAAATCAGAAACAGAACTCTCACCAACCAAATTCAGTGAAATTGATGACCAAATTCAGTGAAATTGGTGAGCAAATTCACTGAATTTGGTTTTCGAACGTTGAACTTTCCTCTGGCAAATCAAGTTGAATTGGAGACCAAATCAAGTTGAATTGATGACCAAATCAAGTTGATTTGAAAAACAGACAGCGCACTGCAAAGTTCTTTGCGATGCACTGCAAGGGAGTTTGCGAAAAAGTCTTTCCGAACTGCCGTTTATACAAAAACATTTCATAACTTTGCGCCGTGAACGAAACAAAAATCATCAACGACCCCGTATTCGGGTTTATCAAGATTCCAAGCGGGCTCCTGCTCGACATTGTGAAGCACCCGCTGATGCAGCGCTTGTCACGAATCAAACAGCTGGGCATGGCATCCGTCGTATATCCCGGTGCGCAACACACACGTTTCCTCCATTCTCTCGGAGCCTACCACCTCATGAGCGAAGCCATCACCTCGCTCCGCCAGAAAGGCATCTTCATCTTCGAGTCGGAGGCGGAAGCCGTCCAGGCAGCCATTCTCATGCACGACATCGGGCACGGACCGTTCTCGCACGTGCTCGAACGCACCCTGACAAGCGGCATCTCGCACGAAGAAATCTCGCTGATGATGATGGAACAGATGAATCGTGAGATGGACGGCAGACTGACACTCGCCCTGAAAATATTCAAAGACGAATACCATCAGCGCTTCCTGCACCAACTCATCTCAAGTCAGCTCGACATGGACCGCATCGACTATCTCTGCCGCGACAGCTTCTTCACGGGTGTCAACGAGGGAAACATCGGCAGTTCGCGCATCATCAAGATGATGAACGTGGTGGACGACCATCTCGTCGTGGAAGAAAAAGGCATCTATTCCGTTGAGAACTACCTGGTTGCCCGCAGGCTCATGTACTGGCAAGTTTATCTCCACAAGACGACCGTTGCCTGTGAAAAACTGTTGGTCAACACGCTGCTTCGCGCCAAGCATCTTGCTAACGAAGGGACAGAACTCTACGCTCCGCCGGCACTGCACTA from the Prevotella sp. Rep29 genome contains:
- the pyrF gene encoding orotidine-5'-phosphate decarboxylase, with amino-acid sequence MNRQQLIHQIRTKKTFLCVGLDTDAKRIPIHLLDMHDPLLEFNKAVIDATAPYCVAYKPNLAFYEAFGIHGITAYKKTVRYIKEQYPDHFIIADAKRGDIGNTADMYARAFFDEYDVDAVTVAPYMGEDSIAPFLAHEGKWTILLALTSNQGANDFQFMKDENGERLFEKVIRTSQKWGTEDNLMYVVGATQASMLQDIRRIAPDHFLLVPGVGAQGGSLEEVCQYGMNKDCGLLVNASRSIIYADHTELYAEMAGNKAREMQQQMAAELEKHGI
- a CDS encoding HD domain-containing protein, whose amino-acid sequence is MNETKIINDPVFGFIKIPSGLLLDIVKHPLMQRLSRIKQLGMASVVYPGAQHTRFLHSLGAYHLMSEAITSLRQKGIFIFESEAEAVQAAILMHDIGHGPFSHVLERTLTSGISHEEISLMMMEQMNREMDGRLTLALKIFKDEYHQRFLHQLISSQLDMDRIDYLCRDSFFTGVNEGNIGSSRIIKMMNVVDDHLVVEEKGIYSVENYLVARRLMYWQVYLHKTTVACEKLLVNTLLRAKHLANEGTELYAPPALHYFIHNHVDRQTFLSDPKALYWYEQLDDNDIWTTVKVWKDHPDRILSMLAGDLLSRQLFRVEISEEPFTEEYVESIKDEIMKHTGVSREDTKFLMHMDSIKKAMYDVHDDHIDILYKDGTLKEVIDASEILHMTHPAKDISKYYLCYKRF